The sequence TCTGCTTTTTTTGTTCTATGCCATTGGCTTAGTTCTGTTCATTTCCACCGTTATTCCTAAGACTAAACTGACAATGTTTCTGGGGATTCTGCTTGGACTTGCCCTCCCTATCGTGGGATTTATCAGCGTCCTCTCTGAAAAATGGTACTTGATACCGTTCAAGTATCTGCTGCCTTATTATTATGTAGAAGATAACTCGGCTAAACTGCTCGTGCCGCTGCTGATCGGCGTTGTCTATCTAGGTGTAAGTATCCTCATTATGAGACGGAGGGATCTGTAAATGAATGAAGTGATGAACGTAACCAATCTGACCAAACGATTCGGTGCAACAGAAGTGCTGAGTGGGATAGATTTAACGATTTATGAAGGGGAAGTATTTGGTTTTATCGGTCATAACGGGGCTGGTAAATCGACTTTTATCAATACAATAACTGGGATCATCAATAAAAGCAGTGGTTCTTTCAAGATGTTAGGTGCTTCTGACCAAGATCTTGATCAGGTAAAAGCAAAAATTGGCGTTATGCCCGATATTTCGAATTTATATGATCAAATGCGTGGGATTCAGTTCTTAAGCTATATGGGAAAACTGGCTGGGGATCACCGCAGCAAGCAGGAGTACGCGGCTCTAATGAAAGATGTCGGATTAGAAGGTGCCGAGAAGAAAAAAATAAAATCCTATTCATTTGGGATGAAAAAGAAAATTAGTATTGCCCAGGCCCTTTTAGGCAATCCGAGCTTCATTATCCTGGATGAACCAACATCAGGTCTAGACCCGGAATCAGCGATTAACATTCGCAAGTTGATTGCCGATTTACAGCAGCAAGGAAAAACGATTCTGCTCACCTCTCATAACTTGGACGAGATTGATAAAGTCAGTGACCGTGTCGGTATCATCAGTAACGGAAAAATAACGAGGCTTGGCACACCTGCTGAATTGAAAGTGAACAAAGTGAATGAAATCAGTGTCGCG is a genomic window of Gracilibacillus salinarum containing:
- a CDS encoding ABC transporter ATP-binding protein, with amino-acid sequence MNEVMNVTNLTKRFGATEVLSGIDLTIYEGEVFGFIGHNGAGKSTFINTITGIINKSSGSFKMLGASDQDLDQVKAKIGVMPDISNLYDQMRGIQFLSYMGKLAGDHRSKQEYAALMKDVGLEGAEKKKIKSYSFGMKKKISIAQALLGNPSFIILDEPTSGLDPESAINIRKLIADLQQQGKTILLTSHNLDEIDKVSDRVGIISNGKITRLGTPAELKVNKVNEISVAIRTAPALTSDKLTELSAAWDFNVTFVASKKPYTVVHVSSEDDLPRLSQQLMQSGFQLYEISMEQQSLEEVFINSK